One Nocardioides aromaticivorans genomic window carries:
- a CDS encoding SGNH/GDSL hydrolase family protein, whose translation MSKASAARKLASAALYGGGGLSALGAGLYGVLTAEARLARKTIGPAREEPPPDATGWYGRGRPGPAIRIALLGDSSAAGYGVDRVEETPGALIASAVAEHANRRVYLREFCVVGAKSSDLAAQVGRALPIEPDAAVILIGGNDVTHTMRPSHSVRYLSEGVRRLMGAGASVVVGTCPDLGTVQPIAPPLRQVARAWSRRLAAAQTIAVIEEGGRTVSLGDVLGPEFAAAPALLFGPDQFHPSAEGYKALAGVLVPSVLAALEQVPDEEVALEAYRGEGVLPITRAAVQAVNEPGTELDGTEIGGRRAGVRGLWVELRHRRSRQHVPGEAPAEHEGAPVAD comes from the coding sequence GTGAGCAAGGCGTCCGCAGCCCGCAAGCTCGCCTCCGCCGCGTTGTACGGCGGCGGCGGGCTCTCCGCGCTGGGCGCCGGCCTCTACGGCGTACTCACCGCGGAGGCCCGGCTGGCGCGCAAGACGATCGGTCCCGCGCGCGAGGAGCCGCCCCCGGACGCGACCGGCTGGTACGGCCGCGGCCGCCCCGGTCCCGCCATCCGGATCGCCCTGCTGGGCGACTCCAGCGCCGCGGGCTACGGCGTCGACCGGGTCGAGGAGACGCCGGGCGCGCTGATCGCCTCCGCCGTGGCCGAGCACGCGAACCGCCGTGTCTACCTGCGGGAGTTCTGCGTCGTGGGCGCCAAGTCCTCCGACCTCGCCGCGCAGGTCGGCCGCGCGCTGCCGATCGAGCCCGACGCCGCCGTGATCCTCATCGGCGGCAACGACGTCACCCACACGATGCGGCCCTCGCACTCGGTGCGCTACCTCTCCGAGGGGGTGCGCCGGCTGATGGGCGCCGGCGCCAGCGTGGTCGTCGGCACCTGCCCGGACCTGGGCACGGTCCAGCCGATCGCGCCGCCGCTGCGCCAGGTGGCGCGCGCCTGGTCGCGCCGCCTCGCGGCGGCCCAGACGATCGCGGTCATCGAGGAGGGCGGCCGGACGGTGTCGCTCGGCGACGTGCTGGGTCCCGAGTTCGCCGCAGCCCCGGCGCTGCTGTTCGGCCCCGACCAGTTCCACCCGTCCGCCGAGGGTTACAAGGCCCTCGCCGGCGTCCTGGTCCCGTCGGTGCTCGCCGCTCTCGAGCAGGTCCCCGACGAGGAGGTCGCCCTCGAGGCCTACCGCGGCGAGGGCGTCCTGCCGATCACCCGCGCAGCCGTCCAGGCCGTCAACGAGCCGGGCACCGAGCTCGACGGCACCGAGATCGGCGGCCGCCGCGCCGGCGTCCGCGGCCTCTGGGTCGAGCTGCGCCACCGCCGCAGCCGCCAGCACGTCCCCGGCGAGGCCCCGGCCGAGCACGAGGGCGCACCCGTCGCCGACTGA
- a CDS encoding cystathionine beta-synthase, whose protein sequence is MEYVESLLELIGNTPLVRLNRSLDLPADGPLVLAKVEYLNPGGSVKDRIATRMIEAAEESGALKPGGTIVEPTSGNTGVGLAMVAQQKGYHCIFVCPDKVSEDKRNVLKAYGAEVVVCPTAVPPEHPDSYYNVSDRLAAQPGAWKPDQYSNPHNPRSHYEETGPELWRQTEGRITHFVAGVGTGGTISGIGRYLKEQNKDVQVVGADPAGSVYSGGTGRPYLVEGVGEDFWPETYDREVADRIIEVSDADSFAFTRRLAREEALLVGGSSGMAAFAARQLAQELADAGQRDAVIVVLLPDSGRGYLSKVFNDDWLAQYGFSTGQPQPARTIGEVLRSKTAGLPALVHTHPNETIAEAVAILQEYGVSQMPVVRAEPPVVAAEVAGSVSERALLDALFTGKARLNDSVEQHMSPALPTIGSTEDATAAVPLLESADAVLVHEDGKPVGVLTRHDLLNFLAKG, encoded by the coding sequence ATGGAGTACGTCGAATCCCTGCTGGAGCTGATCGGCAACACCCCGCTGGTCCGGCTCAACCGTTCCCTCGACCTGCCCGCTGACGGACCGTTGGTGCTGGCCAAGGTGGAGTACCTCAACCCCGGCGGTTCGGTGAAGGACCGGATCGCGACCCGCATGATCGAGGCTGCCGAGGAGTCCGGCGCCCTCAAGCCCGGCGGCACGATCGTCGAGCCGACGTCCGGCAACACCGGAGTCGGCCTCGCGATGGTGGCGCAGCAGAAGGGCTACCACTGCATCTTCGTGTGCCCCGACAAGGTGAGCGAGGACAAGCGCAACGTCCTCAAGGCGTACGGCGCCGAGGTGGTCGTCTGCCCGACCGCCGTCCCGCCCGAGCACCCCGACTCCTACTACAACGTCAGCGACCGCCTCGCGGCGCAGCCGGGCGCGTGGAAGCCCGACCAGTACTCCAACCCGCACAACCCGCGCTCCCACTACGAGGAGACCGGGCCCGAGCTCTGGCGCCAGACCGAGGGCCGGATCACCCACTTCGTCGCGGGCGTCGGCACCGGCGGCACCATCTCCGGCATCGGCCGCTACCTCAAGGAGCAGAACAAGGACGTCCAGGTCGTCGGCGCCGACCCGGCCGGCTCGGTCTACTCCGGCGGCACCGGCCGCCCGTACCTCGTCGAGGGCGTCGGTGAGGACTTCTGGCCCGAGACCTACGACCGCGAGGTCGCCGACCGGATCATCGAGGTCTCCGACGCCGACTCGTTCGCATTCACCCGCCGCCTCGCCCGCGAGGAGGCGCTGCTCGTCGGCGGATCGTCCGGCATGGCCGCCTTCGCCGCGCGCCAGCTGGCGCAGGAGCTCGCCGACGCGGGCCAGAGGGACGCCGTGATCGTCGTGCTGCTGCCCGACTCGGGCCGCGGCTACCTCAGCAAGGTCTTCAACGACGACTGGCTGGCGCAGTACGGCTTCAGCACCGGCCAGCCGCAGCCCGCCCGCACGATCGGCGAGGTCCTCCGCAGCAAGACCGCCGGCCTGCCGGCCCTCGTGCACACGCACCCCAACGAGACGATCGCCGAGGCCGTCGCCATCCTGCAGGAGTACGGCGTCTCGCAGATGCCCGTCGTGCGCGCCGAGCCGCCGGTCGTGGCGGCCGAGGTGGCGGGCTCGGTCTCCGAGCGGGCCCTGCTCGACGCGCTCTTCACCGGCAAGGCCCGGCTCAACGACTCGGTCGAGCAGCACATGTCGCCGGCCCTGCCGACGATCGGCTCGACCGAGGACGCGACGGCGGCGGTCCCGCTGCTGGAGTCGGCGGACGCCGTCCTGGTGCACGAGGACGGCAAGCCGGTCGGGGTGCTCACGCGCCACGACCTGCTGAACTTCCTCGCCAAGGGCTGA
- a CDS encoding GNAT family N-acetyltransferase yields MHVETGTALPEGVRFARPEDVPDVLRLIRALADYEREPDAVETTEADLHRWVFGDDPVANVLVAEADGVVVGMALWFRTYSTWTGVPGIYLEDLFVDPAARGSGLGKALLTALARIAVDRGYRRVEWAVLDWNTPSIEFYEALGARPMQEWSTYRLTGDALESLGG; encoded by the coding sequence GTGCACGTTGAGACCGGGACCGCCCTCCCCGAGGGTGTCCGGTTCGCGCGGCCGGAGGACGTCCCCGACGTCCTCCGGCTGATCCGCGCCCTCGCGGACTACGAGCGCGAGCCGGACGCGGTCGAGACCACCGAGGCCGACCTGCACCGCTGGGTGTTCGGCGACGACCCGGTGGCGAACGTGCTGGTCGCAGAGGCCGATGGCGTTGTCGTCGGGATGGCGCTGTGGTTCCGCACCTACTCGACCTGGACGGGTGTGCCGGGCATCTACCTCGAGGACCTGTTCGTCGATCCCGCAGCCCGGGGGAGCGGCCTGGGCAAGGCGCTGCTCACCGCGCTCGCCCGGATCGCCGTCGACCGCGGCTACCGCCGCGTCGAGTGGGCCGTCCTCGACTGGAACACGCCGTCGATCGAGTTCTACGAGGCGCTCGGTGCGCGGCCGATGCAGGAGTGGTCGACCTACCGGCTCACCGGCGACGCGCTGGAGTCGCTCGGCGGGTGA
- a CDS encoding low affinity iron permease family protein, with protein sequence MRSNPAAESRHSSGGRAWFERFVDRINDHISRAPFFGVIVVALAAWALSKPLWGSTTKWELGLHTGSAILSLLLLVLLENAGRRGEEASQEKLNVIAEALSDLMSHQAGDSEELRASVRRLRDAVGLEERH encoded by the coding sequence ATGAGGAGCAACCCGGCCGCGGAGTCGCGGCACAGCAGCGGCGGGCGGGCGTGGTTCGAGCGGTTCGTCGACCGCATCAACGACCACATCAGCCGGGCGCCCTTCTTCGGCGTCATCGTCGTCGCCCTCGCGGCATGGGCGCTCAGCAAGCCGTTGTGGGGAAGCACGACGAAGTGGGAGCTCGGGCTCCACACGGGATCCGCGATCCTCTCGCTGCTCCTGCTGGTCCTCCTCGAGAACGCCGGCCGGCGCGGCGAGGAGGCGTCGCAGGAGAAGCTCAACGTGATCGCCGAGGCGCTGTCCGACCTGATGTCCCACCAGGCCGGCGACTCCGAGGAGCTGCGCGCCTCGGTCCGCCGGCTCCGCGACGCCGTCGGGCTCGAGGAGCGGCACTGA
- a CDS encoding GNAT family N-acetyltransferase — protein sequence MSDARRPPEDGHPSGRHLLGPHVIGQRIVVRRLLRGQTGPTGGPGFTDLLGTCLAWGDGRCVVQPESGEPVTIAIGDIVSGKPVPPRPSTRLRVSTRDAEARTGALWPDLERIPLGEWELRCQPDPVTTLRKRANSCLAIGDPGRPVAEAAQEVVAFYAARGRDPLAQLEAGSPVEDELRALGWHDLGYGESELRLAAVSRVRRTLGRQGKAVELTAVDGRAVASVGTGCDPLAEAQARLDGDWLGIYGLTVDPGHRRRGLASAVLAELLDWGAEQGALTAWLHVETANPGGLAFWDALGFAPHHTCRYYVPPAGAALA from the coding sequence GTGTCGGATGCGCGCAGACCCCCCGAAGATGGACATCCGTCCGGCCGGCACCTGCTCGGCCCGCACGTCATCGGCCAGCGGATCGTCGTACGCCGCCTCCTGCGGGGTCAGACCGGCCCGACCGGCGGTCCCGGGTTCACCGACCTGCTCGGCACCTGCCTGGCGTGGGGGGACGGTCGGTGCGTGGTCCAGCCGGAGTCCGGCGAGCCGGTCACCATCGCGATCGGCGACATCGTCTCCGGCAAGCCGGTGCCGCCGCGCCCCTCGACCCGGCTGCGGGTGAGCACCCGCGACGCCGAGGCACGCACCGGCGCACTGTGGCCCGACCTCGAGCGGATCCCTCTCGGCGAGTGGGAGCTGCGCTGCCAGCCCGATCCCGTGACCACCCTCCGCAAGCGGGCCAACTCGTGTCTCGCCATCGGCGACCCCGGCCGTCCCGTCGCCGAGGCGGCGCAGGAGGTCGTCGCGTTCTACGCCGCCCGCGGGCGCGACCCGCTCGCCCAGCTCGAGGCGGGCTCCCCCGTCGAGGACGAGCTGCGCGCGCTCGGCTGGCACGACCTCGGGTACGGCGAGTCGGAGCTCCGGCTCGCGGCGGTGTCGCGCGTTCGTCGTACCCTCGGGCGCCAGGGGAAGGCCGTCGAGCTCACCGCCGTCGACGGCCGCGCCGTCGCGAGCGTCGGCACCGGCTGCGACCCGCTCGCCGAGGCGCAGGCCCGGCTCGACGGCGACTGGCTCGGCATCTACGGCCTGACGGTCGACCCCGGCCACCGCCGGCGCGGCCTCGCGTCGGCGGTCCTCGCGGAGCTGCTCGACTGGGGCGCCGAGCAGGGCGCGCTGACGGCGTGGCTGCACGTCGAGACCGCCAACCCGGGCGGCCTCGCCTTCTGGGACGCCCTGGGCTTCGCGCCCCACCACACGTGCCGCTACTACGTCCCGCCGGCGGGAGCAGCGCTGGCATAG
- the fdxA gene encoding ferredoxin: MTYIISQPCVDVKDRACVDECPVDCIYEGKRMLYIHPDECVDCGACEPVCPVEAIFYEDDVPEEWKDYYDANVKFFDDLGSPGGAAKMGEIDKDAEFVAALEPQNQDH, encoded by the coding sequence ATGACCTACATCATCTCGCAGCCGTGCGTCGATGTTAAGGACCGTGCGTGCGTCGATGAGTGCCCGGTCGACTGCATCTACGAGGGCAAGCGGATGCTCTACATCCACCCCGACGAGTGCGTCGACTGCGGCGCCTGCGAGCCGGTCTGCCCGGTCGAGGCGATCTTCTACGAGGACGACGTGCCGGAGGAGTGGAAGGACTACTACGACGCCAACGTGAAGTTCTTCGACGACCTCGGCTCGCCCGGTGGCGCCGCCAAGATGGGCGAGATCGACAAGGACGCCGAGTTCGTCGCCGCGCTCGAGCCGCAGAACCAGGACCACTGA
- the dapC gene encoding succinyldiaminopimelate transaminase — MRAQRASKPVSGRLPDFPWDKLTQYAATARAHPDGIVDLSIGTPVDPTPEVARRALAEAADSPGYPLTVGTAEVRQAVVDWLAGTHGVTGLGLDQVLPLIGSKEFIASLPTFLGLGPGDVIGYPELAYPTYEVGAALVGAKAVATDSLTAFGPETPSLLWINSPSNPSGRVLPKEHLRKVVDWCRERGVLLVSDECYLDCVWEGEAYSALHPDISGGSSDGILVVHSLSKRSNLAGYRCGFVAGDPAVIAELLAVRKNLGLIMPGPAQHAMAAVLGDEAHVKEQHERYLARRTKLRAALESAGYTIEHSEASLYLWTTRGPDGPDAWQLVAELAEKGILVAPGAFYGAAGAHHVRIALTASDERIDAAVARLSS, encoded by the coding sequence GTGCGAGCGCAGCGAGCCTCGAAACCCGTCTCGGGCCGCCTTCCCGACTTCCCCTGGGACAAGCTGACCCAGTACGCCGCCACCGCGCGCGCACACCCTGACGGGATCGTGGACCTGTCGATCGGTACGCCGGTCGACCCCACCCCGGAGGTCGCCCGCCGCGCACTGGCGGAGGCCGCCGACTCGCCGGGCTACCCGCTCACGGTCGGCACGGCCGAGGTCCGCCAGGCCGTCGTCGACTGGCTCGCCGGCACCCACGGTGTGACCGGCCTGGGCCTCGACCAGGTCCTGCCGCTTATCGGCTCCAAGGAGTTCATCGCCTCGCTGCCGACGTTCCTGGGTCTCGGCCCCGGCGACGTCATCGGCTACCCCGAGCTGGCCTACCCCACCTACGAGGTCGGGGCCGCGCTGGTCGGCGCCAAGGCCGTCGCCACCGACTCGCTGACCGCCTTCGGCCCCGAGACGCCGAGCCTGCTGTGGATCAACTCGCCGTCGAACCCGTCCGGCCGCGTGCTCCCCAAGGAGCACCTCAGGAAGGTCGTCGACTGGTGCCGCGAGCGCGGCGTGCTGCTCGTCTCCGACGAGTGCTACCTCGACTGCGTGTGGGAGGGCGAGGCGTACTCCGCCCTGCACCCCGACATCTCCGGCGGCTCCTCCGACGGGATCCTCGTCGTCCACTCGCTGTCGAAGCGCTCCAACCTCGCGGGCTACCGCTGCGGGTTCGTCGCCGGTGACCCAGCCGTCATCGCCGAGCTGCTCGCGGTCCGCAAGAACCTCGGCCTGATCATGCCCGGACCGGCGCAGCACGCGATGGCGGCCGTCCTCGGCGACGAGGCGCACGTCAAGGAGCAGCACGAGCGTTATCTCGCCCGTCGTACGAAGCTGCGGGCCGCGCTCGAGTCCGCGGGCTACACGATCGAGCACTCCGAGGCGTCGCTCTACCTCTGGACGACCCGCGGCCCCGACGGACCGGACGCCTGGCAGCTCGTCGCCGAGCTCGCCGAGAAGGGCATCTTGGTCGCGCCGGGCGCGTTCTACGGCGCGGCCGGCGCGCACCACGTGCGGATCGCGCTGACGGCGAGCGACGAGCGCATCGATGCGGCCGTCGCCCGCCTCTCCTCCTGA
- a CDS encoding cupin domain-containing protein, whose amino-acid sequence MHAATTDLPVKINALGAHVRHQGEFGTAFGTLAAEHLVLAAGVDVAPLLAGLDDGLCFAPHWGYVATGRVVVTYGDGSTETCTAGQVVHWPAGHTVRVEEDAEIVMFSPAAEHNAVMNHMLEVMATIPA is encoded by the coding sequence ATGCACGCCGCCACCACCGACCTCCCCGTCAAGATCAACGCCCTCGGCGCCCACGTCCGCCACCAGGGCGAGTTCGGCACCGCCTTCGGCACCCTCGCCGCCGAGCACCTCGTGCTCGCCGCCGGCGTCGACGTCGCGCCGCTGCTGGCCGGCCTCGACGACGGCCTGTGCTTCGCCCCGCACTGGGGGTACGTCGCCACCGGGCGCGTCGTCGTGACGTACGGCGACGGCAGCACCGAGACCTGCACCGCCGGCCAGGTCGTGCACTGGCCCGCCGGTCACACGGTGCGGGTCGAGGAGGATGCCGAGATCGTGATGTTCAGCCCCGCCGCCGAGCACAACGCCGTGATGAACCACATGCTCGAGGTGATGGCGACGATCCCCGCCTAG